One Anas platyrhynchos isolate ZD024472 breed Pekin duck chromosome 2, IASCAAS_PekinDuck_T2T, whole genome shotgun sequence DNA segment encodes these proteins:
- the TOMM7 gene encoding mitochondrial import receptor subunit TOM7 homolog, producing the protein MPKLSKEAKQRLQQLFKGGQFAIRWGFIPVVLYLGFKRGADPGMPEPTIWSLLWG; encoded by the exons ATGCCGAAGCTGAGCAAGGAGGCCAAGCagcggctgcagcagctcttcaagggCGGCCAGTTCGCCATCCGCTGGGGCTTCATCCCCGTCGTGCTCTACCTAG GTTTTAAGAGGGGTGCAGATCCTGGAATGCCCGAGCCGACAATCTGGAG TCTGCTTTGGGGATGA